A stretch of the Thiohalospira halophila DSM 15071 genome encodes the following:
- a CDS encoding thioredoxin family protein: protein MGFRVLLVLVASLFWAELSHSSALEDATYLEPEEDANGELTLYTFWSVTCPICHQMKKDMAEVEGIDWRMIPVGFSDEGWQWAVEAVGLDAAGDNLRLARELEIRGTPTSFIQDGDTLYRIRGGRPASFWEELPDRFEQMQSGAQ, encoded by the coding sequence ATGGGGTTCCGGGTTTTATTGGTTCTGGTGGCGAGCCTTTTTTGGGCGGAGCTGAGTCATTCGAGCGCGCTGGAAGATGCGACTTACCTTGAACCGGAAGAAGACGCCAATGGTGAACTGACGTTGTACACCTTCTGGTCGGTCACCTGCCCCATCTGCCACCAGATGAAGAAGGACATGGCCGAGGTGGAGGGAATCGACTGGCGGATGATCCCGGTGGGGTTCTCGGACGAGGGGTGGCAGTGGGCGGTAGAGGCCGTCGGCCTTGATGCGGCGGGGGACAACCTGCGTCTGGCCCGGGAGCTTGAGATCCGCGGGACGCCCACATCGTTCATCCAGGACGGTGACACCCTCTACCGGATCCGGGGCGGCCGGCCGGCGTCCTTCTGGGAGGAGCTGCCGGATCGCTTCGAGCAGATGCAGTCGGGGGCCCAGTAG
- a CDS encoding tyrosine-type recombinase/integrase: MKQALERAAVFLAGSEVDAATLPWERLRYEHTQALRTHFAELYSPATANRYLSAVRGVLQEAWRLGLVDSETYHRAVDLEPVRGSRATKGRALSVGEARAIFEVCAQDASPAGARDAACFGLAYGLGLRRAEIAGLSVEDWEQEEMRIIVRGKGNKERTVYADDGTAAAIEDWLAIRGGDSGPLLVAVRKSGNLVHGRHLTDQAIYQILRRRQQEAGTPPFTPHDLRRTYGGDLLDAGADLATVQKLMGHAKPDTTSGYDRRGERAKKRASGMRHTPYPGAR, encoded by the coding sequence ATGAAGCAGGCCCTGGAGCGCGCCGCCGTCTTCCTGGCCGGGTCCGAGGTGGACGCTGCGACACTGCCCTGGGAGCGACTGCGCTACGAGCATACCCAGGCGCTACGCACGCACTTCGCCGAGCTTTACAGTCCGGCGACCGCCAACCGCTACCTCTCTGCCGTCCGCGGTGTACTGCAGGAGGCGTGGCGGCTGGGCCTGGTGGACAGCGAGACCTACCACCGCGCCGTGGACCTGGAGCCCGTGCGCGGCAGCCGGGCCACCAAGGGGCGGGCCCTCTCGGTGGGCGAGGCCCGGGCGATCTTCGAGGTCTGCGCCCAAGACGCCTCGCCGGCCGGCGCCCGGGATGCCGCCTGCTTCGGCCTGGCCTACGGGCTGGGGCTGCGCCGGGCGGAGATCGCCGGGTTATCCGTGGAGGACTGGGAACAGGAAGAGATGCGGATCATCGTCCGCGGGAAGGGGAACAAGGAGCGCACGGTGTACGCCGACGACGGCACCGCCGCCGCCATCGAGGACTGGCTCGCGATCCGCGGTGGGGATTCGGGCCCGCTTCTGGTGGCCGTGCGCAAGAGCGGCAACCTGGTCCACGGTCGCCACCTGACGGACCAGGCTATCTACCAGATCCTCCGCCGGCGCCAGCAGGAAGCCGGCACGCCACCCTTCACTCCGCACGATCTGCGGCGCACCTACGGCGGGGACCTCCTCGACGCCGGCGCGGACCTGGCCACCGTCCAGAAGCTCATGGGCCACGCGAAGCCGGACACGACCTCCGGCTACGACCGGCGGGGCGAGCGGGCAAAGAAGCGGGCCTCGGGGATGCGGCACACCCCCTACCCGGGCGCTCGATAG